One window of the Pieris brassicae chromosome 2, ilPieBrab1.1, whole genome shotgun sequence genome contains the following:
- the LOC123720270 gene encoding protein tiptop-like isoform X1, which translates to MRSKQQPRPSYRWLNSNDNEESTSPDSGTKDQRERGRGAARGEGESSPLASPASHASPPPDDIEHSIPATLIQDPNAERESPRCLSRESSGAPRCPSNDSVYSGRSAPSLPLPAALSAALPAALPAALLPPHSAAVAAYLGAAAAAAQQRLLMSCQEDLADAERSDAVLDFSTKRSESPPDDDDIDADDAVNLSKNENCPLDLSVGTRKRGPENSPSPVPTRKSSRSADFKPLTTPWTTPVAPHLPYFAAAVAAASLSPKGSLSNDWNGKLKHGAPTPSDATKALEKMSELSRLGGEELFRSVQSAALGAGLTPNAAARHSAWQSHWLNKGADQTKDVLKCVWCKKSFNSLADLTVHMKEAKHCGVNVPMPPTSGAQMPPSLHPPSSSPSTPSHNSSSSTSSSKPNHNDLNMLIKENMPIPRKLVRGQDVWLGKGAEQTRQILKCMWCAESFRSLAEMTSHMQRTQHYTNIISQEQIISWKSSDEAKGSNSSTPGTNNTVPPTTGTSSHVSAVLTCKVCDQAFSSLKELSNHMVKNSHYKEHIMRSITESGGRRRQTREKRKKSLPVRKLLELERAQHEFKNGEGNGVPMGKPIRDFGTGSRITCEKCGDKIETALFVEHIRQCIGAPMSNSQRNFLKSALLSNNIIPPDVPGHVTPTNRDGRKSINDEIPSPGSGHHRSPSSMNDSSPSSKDPNASNDKSSSPSVLNAIEQLIEKSFDTRSRHSVPGMPGGTSHAPIGSSILKRLGIDESVDYTKPLVDQQTMNMLRNYHHQQGYGRRERSGSESSSMSERGGSRVESLTPDRKLDSYHMTPRTTPDTRGSQTPASEADRQSEVRIKKEVTDEDECENGVDLSNQPVRVKTEVDDDEEQARPNSSVDEDVKPPLPKRESEGPSPVPSPRSPSSDRSAPTPGSDRKPASSLGALSSMFDNLAGGGSSTEPSSSRRSGSHPLAALQKLCDKTENNSTRAPPPAPSPAGPPSILTFSWACNDAVVTDSIMKCALCDTPFISKGAYRHHLSKMHFVKDGALPDPVPMKAPPPAASPGTHKSGGSNAASPQDPRSPSQSFDESPHSKFLKYTELAKQLSSKYV; encoded by the exons AAGAATCCACAAGTCCCGATAGCGGGACGAAGGATCAGCGCGAGCGGGGCAGGGGCGCGGCGCGGGGAGAGGGAGAGTCCTCTCCGCTCGCGTCCCCCGCGTCCCACGCCTCACCACCACCAGACGACATCGAGCACAGCATACCAGCCACGTTGATACAGGACCCCAACGCTGAAAG GGAGAGTCCGAGGTGCTTGTCGCGCGAGTCATCTGGTGCGCCGCGATGTCCCTCAAACGACTCCGTGTACTCGGGTCGGAGTGCGCCCAGCCTCCCCCTCCCAGCCGCCCTCTCTGCCGCCCTCCCCGCTGCCTTGCCCGCTGCCCTGCTGCCCCCTCACTCGGCAGCCGTTGCAGCATACCTTGGAGCGGCAGCTGCAGCCGCGCAACAACGCCTCCTCATGTCCTGCCAGGAGGACCTGGCTGACGCCGAACGATCCGACGCAGTCCTGGACTTCAGTACAAAACGCAGTGAGTCGCCCCCCGATGATGACGATATTGACGCAGATGATGCTGTCAATCTTAGCAAAAATGAAAACTGTCCTTTAGACTTGTCAGTTGGTACCAGGAAAAGAGGACCAGAAAATTCACCCTCTCCTGTTCCGACTAGAAAAAGTTCTAGGTCGGCAGATTTTAAACCTCTTACTACACCATGGACGACACCCGTTGCCCCACATCTGCCATACTTTGCTGCAGCAGTGGCAGCTGCTAGCTTGTCTCCTAAAGGAAGCTTATCTAATGATTGGAACGGAAAATTGAAGCATGGCGCACCTACCCCTAGTGACGCAACAAAAGCTCTAGAAAAAATGAGTGAATTGAGCAGATTAGGAGGAGAAGAACTCTTTAGATCGGTTCAAAGCGCAGCTTTGGGAGCTGGGTTGACGCCGAACGCAGCGGCTAGACATTCAGCATGGCAATCTCATTGGTTAAACAAAGGTGCGGACCAAACCAAAGACGTTTTGAAATGTGTTTGGTGCAAGAAAAGCTTTAATTCATTAGCTGATCTAACTGTTCACATGAAAGAAGCTAAGCATTGCGGTGTTAACGTGCCTATGCCTCCTACATCAGGAGCTCAGATGCCACCGTCACTTCATCCGCCGTCAAGTTCACCATCGACGCCATCGCACAATTCTTCATCTTCCACTAGTTCATCAAAACCTAATCATAATGACCTAAATATgcttattaaagaaaatatgccTATACCTAGAAAGTTAGTACGTGGGCAAGATGTATGGTTAGGAAAGGGGGCTGAACAAACTAGACAAATTTTGAAATGTATGTGGTGTGCTGAAAGCTTTCGATCATTAGCCGAAATGACCAGTCACATGCAGCGTACTCAACAttatacaaacataatatCACAAGAGCAAATTATATCGTGGAAGTCTTCTGATGAAGCTAAAGGTTCAAATTCAAGTACTCCGGGTACAAACAATACCGTACCCCCTACTACGGGAACAAGTAGTCATGTTAGTGCAGTTTTAACTTGTAAGGTTTGTGACCAAGCGTTTAGTTCTTTAAAAGAATTGAGTAACCATATGGTTAAAAATTCACATTACAAAGAACATATTATGAGATCAATTACTGAGAGTGGAGGTAGGAGACGTCAAACGCGTGAAAAGCGAAAAAAATCTTTGCCAGTAAGAAAATTACTTGAACTCGAAAGAGCACAGCATGAATTTAAAAACGGTGAAGGTAATGGCGTTCCCATGGGAAAGCCTATTCGAGATTTTGGCACTGGTAGTCGAATTACTTGCGAAAAATGCGGTGATAAGATAGAGACTGCACTATTTGTAGAGCATATTAGACAATGTATAGGCGCGCCTATGTCAAATAGCCAAAGGAACTTTCTGAAAAGTGCGCTTctttctaataatattattcctCCGGATGTTCCTGGACACGTCACACCGACTAATCGCGATGGTAGGAAAAGCATTAACGATGAAATTCCCTCACCTGGATCCGGACACCACCGGTCGCCTTCTTCTATGAATGACTCGTCTCCAAGCTCCAAAGACCCTAATGCTAGTAACGATAAAAGCTCATCGCCTTCTGTTCTAAATGCCATCGAACAGTTGATCGAAAAAAGTTTCGACACTCGATCTCGACATTCAGTACCTGGCATGCCTGGTGGTACATCCCACGCACCAATCGGTTCGAGCATCTTAAAAAGGCTAGGGATAGATGAAAGTGTCGACTACACAAAACCATTAGTAGATCAGCAAACAATGAATATGCTCAGGAATTATCACCATCAACAAGGCTACGGTCGTCGTGAAAGAAGCGGCAGCGAGTCTAGTTCAATGTCTGAACGCGGTGGGAGTAGAGTCGAATCTCTCACTCCTGATAGGAAGTTAGATTCCTATCACATGACTCCCCGTACCACACCAGACACGCGAGGTTCACAGACACCAGCGTCTGAAGCAGACCGTCAGTCCGAAGTTAGGATTAAGAAAGAGGTAACAGACGAAGATGAGTGCGAGAACGGTGTTGACTTAAGTAATCAGCCTGTTAGGGTAAAAACTGAGGTTGACGACGATGAAGAACAAGCGCGTCCAAACAGTTCAGTAGATGAGGATGTCAAACCACCTCTACCAAAGCGTGAAAGTGAAGGCCCAAGTCCAGTTCCCAGCCCTCGCAGTCCTTCCAGTGATCGCTCCGCACCAACTCCCGGCTCTGATAGAAAACCAGCTTCAAGCTTAGGTGCTTTATCTTCAATGTTCGATAATTTAGCTGGTGGTGGATCATCAACTGAACCTAGTTCTTCACGCCGAAGTGGCAGTCATCCATTAGCCGCTCTACAAAAGCTCTGTGACAAAACTGAAAATAATTCCACTCGAGCGCCTCCACCCGCTCCGTCTCCGGCCGGCCCGCCCAGTATCCTTACATTCAGCTGGGCTTGCAATGATGCTGTCGTGACCGATTCTATTATGAAGTGTGCCTTGTGCGACACGCCATTCATATCCAAAGGTGCTTATAGACACCACCTGTCTAAAATGCATTTTGTTAAGGACGGCGCTTTGCCTGACCCAGTTCCAATGAAAGCCCCACCTCCGGCCGCCTCTCCCGGAACACATAAGAGTGGAGGGTCTAATGCTGCTTCGCCTCAAGATCCTCGCAGTCCATCGCAATCGTTTGATGAGAGTCCACACTcgaaatttttaaagtatactGAATTAGCAAAGCAATTGTCCAGCAAGTACGTGTAA
- the LOC123720270 gene encoding protein tiptop-like isoform X2 — protein sequence MIVEPDHMRESPRCLSRESSGAPRCPSNDSVYSGRSAPSLPLPAALSAALPAALPAALLPPHSAAVAAYLGAAAAAAQQRLLMSCQEDLADAERSDAVLDFSTKRSESPPDDDDIDADDAVNLSKNENCPLDLSVGTRKRGPENSPSPVPTRKSSRSADFKPLTTPWTTPVAPHLPYFAAAVAAASLSPKGSLSNDWNGKLKHGAPTPSDATKALEKMSELSRLGGEELFRSVQSAALGAGLTPNAAARHSAWQSHWLNKGADQTKDVLKCVWCKKSFNSLADLTVHMKEAKHCGVNVPMPPTSGAQMPPSLHPPSSSPSTPSHNSSSSTSSSKPNHNDLNMLIKENMPIPRKLVRGQDVWLGKGAEQTRQILKCMWCAESFRSLAEMTSHMQRTQHYTNIISQEQIISWKSSDEAKGSNSSTPGTNNTVPPTTGTSSHVSAVLTCKVCDQAFSSLKELSNHMVKNSHYKEHIMRSITESGGRRRQTREKRKKSLPVRKLLELERAQHEFKNGEGNGVPMGKPIRDFGTGSRITCEKCGDKIETALFVEHIRQCIGAPMSNSQRNFLKSALLSNNIIPPDVPGHVTPTNRDGRKSINDEIPSPGSGHHRSPSSMNDSSPSSKDPNASNDKSSSPSVLNAIEQLIEKSFDTRSRHSVPGMPGGTSHAPIGSSILKRLGIDESVDYTKPLVDQQTMNMLRNYHHQQGYGRRERSGSESSSMSERGGSRVESLTPDRKLDSYHMTPRTTPDTRGSQTPASEADRQSEVRIKKEVTDEDECENGVDLSNQPVRVKTEVDDDEEQARPNSSVDEDVKPPLPKRESEGPSPVPSPRSPSSDRSAPTPGSDRKPASSLGALSSMFDNLAGGGSSTEPSSSRRSGSHPLAALQKLCDKTENNSTRAPPPAPSPAGPPSILTFSWACNDAVVTDSIMKCALCDTPFISKGAYRHHLSKMHFVKDGALPDPVPMKAPPPAASPGTHKSGGSNAASPQDPRSPSQSFDESPHSKFLKYTELAKQLSSKYV from the exons ATGATCGTTGAGCCGGACCACATGAG GGAGAGTCCGAGGTGCTTGTCGCGCGAGTCATCTGGTGCGCCGCGATGTCCCTCAAACGACTCCGTGTACTCGGGTCGGAGTGCGCCCAGCCTCCCCCTCCCAGCCGCCCTCTCTGCCGCCCTCCCCGCTGCCTTGCCCGCTGCCCTGCTGCCCCCTCACTCGGCAGCCGTTGCAGCATACCTTGGAGCGGCAGCTGCAGCCGCGCAACAACGCCTCCTCATGTCCTGCCAGGAGGACCTGGCTGACGCCGAACGATCCGACGCAGTCCTGGACTTCAGTACAAAACGCAGTGAGTCGCCCCCCGATGATGACGATATTGACGCAGATGATGCTGTCAATCTTAGCAAAAATGAAAACTGTCCTTTAGACTTGTCAGTTGGTACCAGGAAAAGAGGACCAGAAAATTCACCCTCTCCTGTTCCGACTAGAAAAAGTTCTAGGTCGGCAGATTTTAAACCTCTTACTACACCATGGACGACACCCGTTGCCCCACATCTGCCATACTTTGCTGCAGCAGTGGCAGCTGCTAGCTTGTCTCCTAAAGGAAGCTTATCTAATGATTGGAACGGAAAATTGAAGCATGGCGCACCTACCCCTAGTGACGCAACAAAAGCTCTAGAAAAAATGAGTGAATTGAGCAGATTAGGAGGAGAAGAACTCTTTAGATCGGTTCAAAGCGCAGCTTTGGGAGCTGGGTTGACGCCGAACGCAGCGGCTAGACATTCAGCATGGCAATCTCATTGGTTAAACAAAGGTGCGGACCAAACCAAAGACGTTTTGAAATGTGTTTGGTGCAAGAAAAGCTTTAATTCATTAGCTGATCTAACTGTTCACATGAAAGAAGCTAAGCATTGCGGTGTTAACGTGCCTATGCCTCCTACATCAGGAGCTCAGATGCCACCGTCACTTCATCCGCCGTCAAGTTCACCATCGACGCCATCGCACAATTCTTCATCTTCCACTAGTTCATCAAAACCTAATCATAATGACCTAAATATgcttattaaagaaaatatgccTATACCTAGAAAGTTAGTACGTGGGCAAGATGTATGGTTAGGAAAGGGGGCTGAACAAACTAGACAAATTTTGAAATGTATGTGGTGTGCTGAAAGCTTTCGATCATTAGCCGAAATGACCAGTCACATGCAGCGTACTCAACAttatacaaacataatatCACAAGAGCAAATTATATCGTGGAAGTCTTCTGATGAAGCTAAAGGTTCAAATTCAAGTACTCCGGGTACAAACAATACCGTACCCCCTACTACGGGAACAAGTAGTCATGTTAGTGCAGTTTTAACTTGTAAGGTTTGTGACCAAGCGTTTAGTTCTTTAAAAGAATTGAGTAACCATATGGTTAAAAATTCACATTACAAAGAACATATTATGAGATCAATTACTGAGAGTGGAGGTAGGAGACGTCAAACGCGTGAAAAGCGAAAAAAATCTTTGCCAGTAAGAAAATTACTTGAACTCGAAAGAGCACAGCATGAATTTAAAAACGGTGAAGGTAATGGCGTTCCCATGGGAAAGCCTATTCGAGATTTTGGCACTGGTAGTCGAATTACTTGCGAAAAATGCGGTGATAAGATAGAGACTGCACTATTTGTAGAGCATATTAGACAATGTATAGGCGCGCCTATGTCAAATAGCCAAAGGAACTTTCTGAAAAGTGCGCTTctttctaataatattattcctCCGGATGTTCCTGGACACGTCACACCGACTAATCGCGATGGTAGGAAAAGCATTAACGATGAAATTCCCTCACCTGGATCCGGACACCACCGGTCGCCTTCTTCTATGAATGACTCGTCTCCAAGCTCCAAAGACCCTAATGCTAGTAACGATAAAAGCTCATCGCCTTCTGTTCTAAATGCCATCGAACAGTTGATCGAAAAAAGTTTCGACACTCGATCTCGACATTCAGTACCTGGCATGCCTGGTGGTACATCCCACGCACCAATCGGTTCGAGCATCTTAAAAAGGCTAGGGATAGATGAAAGTGTCGACTACACAAAACCATTAGTAGATCAGCAAACAATGAATATGCTCAGGAATTATCACCATCAACAAGGCTACGGTCGTCGTGAAAGAAGCGGCAGCGAGTCTAGTTCAATGTCTGAACGCGGTGGGAGTAGAGTCGAATCTCTCACTCCTGATAGGAAGTTAGATTCCTATCACATGACTCCCCGTACCACACCAGACACGCGAGGTTCACAGACACCAGCGTCTGAAGCAGACCGTCAGTCCGAAGTTAGGATTAAGAAAGAGGTAACAGACGAAGATGAGTGCGAGAACGGTGTTGACTTAAGTAATCAGCCTGTTAGGGTAAAAACTGAGGTTGACGACGATGAAGAACAAGCGCGTCCAAACAGTTCAGTAGATGAGGATGTCAAACCACCTCTACCAAAGCGTGAAAGTGAAGGCCCAAGTCCAGTTCCCAGCCCTCGCAGTCCTTCCAGTGATCGCTCCGCACCAACTCCCGGCTCTGATAGAAAACCAGCTTCAAGCTTAGGTGCTTTATCTTCAATGTTCGATAATTTAGCTGGTGGTGGATCATCAACTGAACCTAGTTCTTCACGCCGAAGTGGCAGTCATCCATTAGCCGCTCTACAAAAGCTCTGTGACAAAACTGAAAATAATTCCACTCGAGCGCCTCCACCCGCTCCGTCTCCGGCCGGCCCGCCCAGTATCCTTACATTCAGCTGGGCTTGCAATGATGCTGTCGTGACCGATTCTATTATGAAGTGTGCCTTGTGCGACACGCCATTCATATCCAAAGGTGCTTATAGACACCACCTGTCTAAAATGCATTTTGTTAAGGACGGCGCTTTGCCTGACCCAGTTCCAATGAAAGCCCCACCTCCGGCCGCCTCTCCCGGAACACATAAGAGTGGAGGGTCTAATGCTGCTTCGCCTCAAGATCCTCGCAGTCCATCGCAATCGTTTGATGAGAGTCCACACTcgaaatttttaaagtatactGAATTAGCAAAGCAATTGTCCAGCAAGTACGTGTAA